One genomic window of Dictyostelium discoideum AX4 chromosome Un chrUn_0002, whole genome shotgun sequence includes the following:
- a CDS encoding hypothetical protein (LTR-RETROTRANSPOSON SKIPPER, GAG (GAG)): MSSTTTPSKKAIRKAKVSSTAKRAAEVTTASDDAITVQVKSKKTLRPTEVDDEIYSTESTDVSDVEVREKVPKKSKTNSIEAKTIDALKNAATCCHSLMNLFYHPLLPEWC; this comes from the coding sequence ATGTCATCAACTACTACTCCTTCAAAGAAAGCCATCCGTAAAGCCAAAGTGTCTTCCACCGCCAAACGTGCCGCTGAAGTGACAACCGCCTCCGATGATGCTATTACTGTTCaagtaaaatcaaaaaagacTCTTCGTCCCACtgaagttgatgatgaaatttatTCAACTGAAAGCACTGATGTATCCGACGTCGAAGTCAGAGAGAAAGTGCCAAAGAAATCAAAGACCAATTCCATTGAAGCTAAAACCATTGACGCTTTAAAAAATGCTGCCACCTGCTGTCACTCTCTCATGAATCTCTTCTACCATCCACTGCTCCCAGAATGGTGTTGA
- a CDS encoding hypothetical protein (Slime mold (D.discoideum) transposon DIRS-1, complete, clone SB41), whose product MSTNNNNNNNNNNNNNNNEDIDNDEFQQQDSEEQQQQPQVSTFNEQQRQIREQQQVIDKQNQLLQQHIQLINQQSNNKI is encoded by the coding sequence atgtcaactaataataataataataataataataataataacaataataataatgaagatattGATAACGATGAATTTCAACAACAGGATAGTGaggaacaacaacaacaaccacaggTATCAACATTCAATGAACAGCAACGTCAAATAAGGGAACAGCAGCAGGTAATAgataaacaaaatcaacttcttcaacaacacattcaattaataaatcaacaatctAATAACAAAATATAA